Part of the Flavobacterium okayamense genome, TTACAATTTAAAAACTATTTTTTCAATTATTATTCATAGTTATTTATAAAATCTTATTTTTGAAAGTGAAATTACTAAACCAATGGAATCAATTAAATTATTCACTTCTAGCGAATTAGCAAAAATGACCAATCATAGAAGTGGTGAAGTAAAATTTGGAGAAAAAGTTCATGTGCCTAATACAGGTCATAATTTATCAGAAATTTTGAAAAATTGTGATGCTAAATTTGTATTACTTGGAATTTCGGAAGACATTGGTGTTAAAGCAAACTTCGGAAGAGTTGGCACTTCTGCCGCATTTAAAAGTTCCTTAAAAAGTTTATTAAATATTCAACATAATAAATTTTGTAAAGGAAGCGATTTATTGATTTTAGGAGAATTAGAAGTTGAAGAATTCATGATAGAAGCCGAGAAATTAAATCCTAATGTAAAAGAAGATCGCAAACAGCTTTTTAAATTGGTTGAAAAAATTGATAAAGAAGTTTCTCATGCTATTCATACTATCGTTTCAGCTGGTAAAATTCCAATTATCATTGGAGGCGGACATAATAATGCTTATGGAAACATTAAAGGTTTAGCTCTTGCTAAAGGTAAACCCGTGAATGCCATAAACTTTGATGCACATAGTGATTTTAGAATGATGGAAGGAAGACATTCGGGTAATGGATTTAGTTATGCTTTTGAAGAAGGTTTTCTTAAAAATTATTTCATTTTTGGCTTACATGAAAGCTACACTTCAAAAATTTTGTTCAATACATTAAAAGAATTGAATGAAAGAGTTAATTTCATTACTTATGAAGAAATTGAAATAAGAAAATCTAAATCATTTGAAGAAGAGATGCTTAAAGCTTTCTCATTTGTAAAAACAGATTCTTTTGGTATTGAATTAGATTTAGATGCAATTCCTGGCGTATATTCTAGTGCTATGACATTAAGCGGTTTTAATGTAAACCAAGCAAGAGAATTTGTTCACTTTTTTGGCAAACATAAAAATGCTTCTTATTTACATATTTGTGAAGGAGCTCCAGATTTAGACACTACAAATAACAATCATTTAACTGGTAAATTAATTGCTTATTTAATTACAGATTTTATGAAAAGTAAAACAATGAATTAGGCGTTTAATTCATTGTTTTCATTATCTGAATTTTCAACATATTTACGAATCATTCTAAAAAGCTTATAGGCTTCAAAAGGCTTTGCAATTACATCATTAATTTGAGCTTCTCTTGCTTTGTCAACTATTTCTTGTTTCTCAAATGCTGTAACAGCAATTACAGGAATTGTATAACCTTTTTTTCTAATGATTTTGGTAGTTTCGAATCCGTTAATTTTTGGCATATTGATATCCATTAAAATAGCATCAAATTCTTTTTCTTCCAAAATATCGATAGCTTGGAAACCATCATCTACAATTTCACATTCAAATTTGTGGTTTTCAAGTAGCCTTTTGGTAACGATTTGATTAATCTTATTGTCTTCAACTACTAAAACTTTATAGGTTTTCGATTCAGATAAATCTACCTCTACGTCTTGAATAAACTGTTTTGCTTCATCTACTCCCGATTTCAATGGTATTACAAAAGTAAAAGTGGTTCCTTTTCCTTCTTCACTCTCTAGAGAAATTTTTCCATTAAATAAGCCAATTAATTTTTTTACAATCGTTAAGCCCAAGCCTGTTCCTTGGTAATCATCTTCTCTTCTTTCAATTTGAACAAACTTATCAAAAACAGATTCTTGATATTTTTTTGGAATTCCAATTCCTGTATCAATTACTTTAAATTTTATATGAAATAATTCATTTTCTTTTTTCTCTAAATCTGCAGTAATTGTTACTTTACCATTATGAGTGAATTTAAGCGAATTACTCATTAAATTAATAATAATCTGGGATAATCTAATTTTATCTCCTATTAAAAACTCAGGAATTGCGGCATCAACTAATACATGAATTTTATTATTATTTTTTCTTGAAATTGTTTCTAACGATTCTTTAATATTCTCAATTACATCAACTAAATTGAAAATGTTATCTTCAAGAATTACTTTATTCTCTTCAATTTTATAAACCTTTAGAATATCATTTACTAAAGACAATAAATAATTGGCTGAAAACTTTAATGCTTTTAGGTGAGAACTATTCGCTAATTCGGGGTGTTCTTCCTCAATGATATCTGTTGTTCCAATAACTCCATATAAAGGTGTTCTTAGCTCATGGCTAATAGTTGAAATAAATTGAGATTTTATGTTTGAAGCTTGTTCTGCTTCCTCTTTAGCTTTAATTAACTCTTCATTGGCTTTTTTCAATTCTATATTTGTCTCCTTCTTCAATCTGTTATTTCTATAGGTAGAAAATAATAACATCATTAAAATTGAAAATATAACAATGAATAATGTTACAGTTAGTTTTGAATCTCTTAACTTTTCTTCTTGAATTAATTTGTCTTGATTAGCCAAAAATAAATTTCTTTCAATCTCACTTTTGTCAACTTCATTACTTTCTTTTGCAACTTTACTTATACGTTCAGAGTTATAAATTGAATTATTTAATGAATCGCTTTTTTGTAAATAGTAAAATGCTTTTTCATAATTTTTATGCTTAGAATAGAAATTTGAAATATCGCTATATAAATCAGCTATATGAGATTTTATATATTCAACATCATTTTGCTTTGAAAGGTTAAATGCATTTTGATAATAAAAATCTGCTTTATTAAAATCATTTTGAGCATTATTGTAGTAATCAGCATACAATGAGTTAAATGAAATTTTAGCTTCTAAATTATCATTGTTTTCTACAAAGTCTTTAGAATCTACCAAATAGACTATTCCTTCATCGTAATTTGAAACTCTAAACAAAGCACTTACCAAATTTAATTTAGTAAATACAACTTCACTTTCATCATTTAACTTTTCAGCATATTTTAAAGCAAGTTTATAATATTTTACTCCTTCATTAAAATCTAATTCATTATAGCAATATGTATTTGCTAAATTATTTGTTAACCAACTTTTAATGGTATCATTATTTGTTGCATTTGCTCTTTCAATACCACTTTTATAAGCTTCTATTGCTTTTGATAAATCGGAAAAATCAGCATAATTTAAACCAATTAAATTATACGCTTTAGCAGCAAACTCATTATCGTTATTATGAGTTGCAAGCGATAAAGCTTCATTAGCAAAACGAATTGATTCATCGTTTTTTAAATCTAAAAACGATTGCCCCGATTTCAATAATAAATCCTTACAGTTCTTTTTATAAGAAATACTTTCTTGAGAGAAAACAAGAAAACTAAAAGTTAAAAAAAATAAAGTAAAAAGTTGCTTCACTTGTAAGGTTAAAAGGAGATACTAAAATAAAAAAAAATCCTGATTTTAAATCAGGATTCATTACAAATATTTATCGAATTAATTTTTTGTACTTGATTCTTGTAGGTGTAACTTCTTTACCAAGTCTTTTTTTCTTATTTTCTTCATAATCTGAGAAACTTCCTTCAAAGAAATAAACTTGTGAATCACCCTCAAATGCTAAGATATGCGTACAAACTCTATCTAAAAACCATCGATCGTGCGAAATAATTACTGCACAACCAGCAAAGTTTTCTAAACCTTCTTCTAATGCTCGTAACGTATTAATATCTAAATCATTCGTTGGCTCATCTAACAATAGAACATTTCCTTCTTCTTTTAATGTCATAGCCAAGTGTAAACGATTACGTTCGCCACCTGAAAGAGTAGAAACCTTTTTATTTTGTTCGCTACCGCCAAAATTAAAACGTGAAAGATACGCTCTAGAGTTAACTTGGCGACCACCCATCATTATCAATTCTTGTCCATCACAGAAATTTTCCCAAATTGATTTTTCAACATTTATGTCTTTATGTGATTGATCTACATAGGCTATTTTTACCGTATCACCTATTGTAAATTCACCTCCATCTGGTTGTTCCTCTCCCATTATCATTCTGAAGATAGTAGATTTACCAGCACCATTTGGACCAATAATTCCAACAATACCCGCCTGAGGTAAAGTAAAGTTTAAATCTTCATATAACAATTTATCGCCAAATGCTTTTGAAACATGTTTTGCTTCAATAACATTTGTACCTAAACGAGGTCCATTTGGAATATAAATTTCTAACTTCTCCTCTAATTGTTTTTGGTCTTCATTTAACAATCGATCATAATTTTGTAAACGTGCTTTTTGCTTCGTTTGACGACCTTTTGCTCCTTGTTTAACCCATTCTAACTCGCGTTCTAATGTTTTTCTGCGTTTTGAAGCCGTTTTTTCTTCTTGTTCTAAACGTTTTGCTTTTTGGTCTAACCAAGAAGAATAATTTCCTTTCCATGGAATACCTTCTCCTCTATCTAATTCTAGAATCCAACCTGCAACATTATCTAAGAAATAACGGTCGTGCGTAACAGCAATTACAGTTCCGGCATATTGTTGTAAATGTTGCTCTAACCATAAAACAGACTCAGCGTCTAAGTGGTTGGTAGGCTCATCTAATAATAATACATCGGGTTGTTGTAATAATAAACGACATAAAGCTACACGACGTTTTTCACCACCAGAAAGTACTTTAATTGGGGTATCTGCTTCAGGAGTACGAAGAGCATCCATTGCTACTTCTAATTTATTATCTATTTCCCAAGCTCCGGCAGCATCAATTTTATCTTGTAATTCTGCCTGACGATCCATAAGTTTTTGCATCTTATCGGCATCTTCATAAACTTCTGGCAAACCAAAATCGTCATTTATTTTATTAAACTCATCTAATAAAGCGTAAATCTCAGCTGCTCCTTCTCGAACAATTTCAATTACCGTTTTATTTTCATCTAATTGAGGTTCTTGTTCTAAGTAACCAACAGTGTAACCAGGAGCAAAAACTAAATCTCCTTGAAAATTTTTATCTAATCCTGCAATAATCTTTAGTAAAGAAGATTTACCAGAACCATTTAGACCTAAAATACCAATTTTAGCTCCATAAAAAAAGCTTAAATAAATATCTTTTAAAACTTGTTTGTTTGTGCTTGAGTAAATTTTATTTACTCTAGACATGGAGAAAATTACTTTCTTATCGTCTGACATATTAAATTTATGAATTTAGAATTTAGAAAAAGCTGAACACTGATTACTGAGACTGTATACTAGCTACACTCTTCCTTTTAAGGCATTAAAAACCCATGCAATAGCAAAGAAACCGATTCCTACTGCACCAAAACCCCATCCTGCAACATCATCATACCTATAAATTGCAAGTCCAATAATTAATAATCCCATTATTATCATTATAAAAGTTGCCCAAGCTAATACAGTATTTTTATTCATTCCCATTGTTATTCTCTTTTAAAATTTGAGGAGTACAAATATCGTTATTTTAAGTGATATTTTCTATTGATTTAATAAGTAATTATTTACTTCCTGATAATTTCCAACCCAAATATGCCATTGGAATGTAGGCAAATAAAACATCGACAGCCATAAACCAAAATGGAGCTGGTAGCATAAAGCAATTAGATATTCCTGCTATTAAAAATAAAACACCAACAATCATAGCTGTTCGTAGTTTATTTCCAACTGCAATTTTAGAAGCAATTAAAGCGCCAACTAATGTTCCTAGAGCATGTGCTAAAAATGGAAAAATATATTGCTCAGGTCCAAATGATAACATACTTGTTTTTAAAGCTTCATAAGTTGATACATCTGCACCTTCAGGTAGAGCAATAACATAATGACCAATTTCAATTAAGCTCATGTTAACAATACTTCCAATTATAGCTCCAACTATGACAGCTAAAGCATTTCTAAAAAAAGGATTCATAAATATTTATTTTAAAGGTTAGTTATATTTAAATTTTTTAAAACCGTTTTATATAATACGTCAATTTTAACGGGTTTATTCAAAACTTCTTTTATTTTAGCTTTTTCAAATTTATCTTTATTTACTTCTTCGTAAACAGCGGTTAATGCTATTATTGGGATATAAGGTTTTATGTTATTGATCTTTTCAGATGCTTCAAAACCATCCATAACCGGCATCATTATATCCATTAAAATTAATGAATAATCATCCTCGATAACTTTATTTAAAGCTTCTAATCCATTATTAGCTACATCACATTTAAATCCTTTTGATTGTAATATTTTTTGAGTAATTGCTTGATTTATTTTGTTGTCTTCTACTAATAAAACTCTTATATCATTAGTGTCTGAAAATTCTTCAGAAGGTTTTAGAGTTTCGATATTATCGCTTTCATTTTGTGTTATGAAATCTAATTCAAAAAAAACTTCAGTTCCTTCATTACTTTTAGATTTTATTTCCAATTGAGAATTTAAAGCATGTAAAATTTTATTTGCTACTGTTAGTCCTAATCCAGAACCTCCAAACTCTTCTTTAACCTTAGTACTAGCATGTTTAAATGGTTCTAAAATTTTTTTAATATTCTTTTCTTTAATTCCAATTCCTGAATCACTAATTTTAAATCCTAACCTAACCTTCTCTCCTGTTTGACTAACTTTATGAACTTTAATTTTAACAAAGCCTTCTTTTGTAAATTTTATTGCATTTTCTAATAAATTAATCAATACTTGACTTAATCTGAAAGAATCTCCAATTACTATTCTTGGAACATTAGGATTAATATCAGTAATAATTTCTACTTCTTTTTTCTTATTTATACTTACAGAATTTGAGCAATTTAATAGTAAACTATTTATATTAAATGTGTTTTTATGAATTGTTATTTCATCAGATTTATCCAAAATATTAATCTCAATAACATTATTTATAAGGTTTAGAAGATAATCCGAAGAAAAGTTTAAGGTTTCCACTAAAAAGTCATTATTTTCATTTTCTTTACTTAATAAAAAAGATGCACCTTTAATTGAATTTAAAGGGGTTCTTAATTCATGAGTAATGGTATCTAAAAATTTATTTTTTGTATTAAGTGCAGCTTTTATTTGAATATTTCGTTCTTGTAATTCATTATTCTTCTTTTGTAATAATAGATTCATTTTTGCTCGATAATGTGAATTTCTATACTGAATAAATGAAAAAATCAGTAAAGAAAGACATAAAACTGCCCCTAATCCTATTAAAATATTTTTGTAACTATTATTAGTTTCAATGAGTTCAATTTCTCTTTTAATTTTTTTATTTTCTAGTTCTTGTAATTGAAAATTTGACTTCTCTTTTAAAGAAGCTTTAATTTGTTTTGTTCTTTCAAATGATAATTTATTGTAAGCCTCATTAGATTTTTGCAGCAAAGACGACGCTTCTTTATACTTTCCTTTCTTTTGATATAAAACTCCTTTTAAACCATAATAAGAAGCAATTAATAACAGTTTATCGTTTGCAAAATTTATATCGCTTTCAATTTTATTCAAATAATAATCTGCTTGGCTTAAATTTTCAAGATTCAAATAAGACTCCGCTAAAAAAGCATATAAATATTTTCTTCTAACTAATGCTTTCTGAGTTTTTGTAATTAAATCAAGTGACTGAAGAGAATATTTAACGGTTTCATCCCAATTTTTAGCATCTTTATTTATTACAGCTAGATTAAAATTTATGTCTATATTTTCTTCATTAGAACCATAATTTCTCAAATAATATTCAGCTTTTAAAAATGCAATATTTCGAGCTTCATCCTTTTCCAGGGAATAATAAATTACACCTAAAAGTTCATAATAAATACCTAGATATTTTGGACTTTTATAGGACTTATTCAAGCGAAATCCTTTCAAAATATATGTAAGTGAATTCTCATAATCAAAATTTTGAAAATAATTTTCGGTTCGAATTTTATAAAAATCAAGTAAAAGTAAAGTGTCTTTTGTAGCTTTAATTTGTCCTTCAATTTTATTAAACAAATCAATGCCCTCTTGATAGGAATTACCTTCTTTAACTGCTATAAGGTCTTCAGCTTTTGAAATTTCACTTTTAAAATTTAAAATGGATAAACTGTCTGAACTATAATTTTGAGAATTGCTACTAAAAAAACAAAACAAAGAAATTATAAATACATAATTTCTAGCAAGTAAGTTGCTGTTTTTAAAATAGTTTAGGTTCATTAGCGCAAGTATGTAAACTTAAATTTACACCTTTTTATGTAAAGAACAAAACTATTAATTAAATATATGAATAAGCATTTCTTTCATCAAATCGTAATTCGTTGTTGAAGAAGAGCCTACTCCTTTGCTTTTCACATCTAATTCTCTCATTTTAGCGACAATGCTACTCACTTTTTTCATAGGATATCGTCTAGCTCCAAGCTCATAATCAGAAACAAAAAAAGGATTTACTCTTAAAACTTTTGCAACATTTCTTTTCGATTTATCTTTTAATCCGTGAAACTGCAAAAGGTTAGAAAAAAAAGCAAAAACTTGTCCGATAGTTAATACCAATGGATTGTCTTTTGGGTTTTGAGAAAAATATTCGATAATTTGGTAAGCTTTTAATTGATTTCCTTCACCAATAGCTTTTCGTAATTCGAAAACATTATAATCTTTGCTGATACCGATGTTTTCTTCAACATCTTTTGCCGAAATTATGTGACCTTTTGGTAAAATAATTTTCAATTTATCGAGTTCGTTACTAATTTTAGACAAATCGGTTCCTAAAAACTCGACTAGCATAGCAGCAGCTTTGGGTTCTATCGAATATCCTTGTCCGCTTAAAACCCTTTTAATCCAATCGCCAACTTGGTTTTCATATAGTTTTTTACTTTCGAAAACAACTCCTGATTTTTCTAAAATCTTGGTTACTTTTTTACGTTTATCGAGTGTTTTGTATTTATAAGCAAAAACCAAAACCGTTGAAGGTTGCGGATTTTCGGCATACGTTTCTAATTTTTCTATATTTCTAGAAAGTTCCTGAGCTTCTTTAACAATTACAACCTGACGTTCAGCCATCATTGGAAATCGCTTCGCATTTGAAACTACTTCTTCAATGGAAGTATCTCTACCATATAAAACCATTTGGTTAAATCCTTTTTCATCTTCGGTAAGAATATTATCTTCAATAAATTCCGTTAATTTATCAATATAGTAAGGTTCTTCACCCATGAAAAAGTAAATCGGTTTTATGTTTCCCGCTTTTATATCTTTCGTTATTTGAATGACTTCGTCCATTTTTAGGTATTCAGTGTTCAGTAAAAAGTTGGCAGTTTATAATATTTAACTAATTTTGAACTATGCAAAAACTCAACTTTCCTAACTATTCGTTTCGCTTCAAAAATAGTGAAAATAAAACCTTTATTTTTGATGTTATCCGAAAAAAGTTTTTGCTTTTAACTCCGGAAGAATGGGTTCGCCAACATGTAGTAAATTATCTTATTGAAGAAATGTATTATCCAAAATCATTGATTAATGTAGAAAAGTTGGTAAAAGTAAACGGAATTAACAAGCGTTATGATATTGTAGTTTTTCGAAATGATGGTTCTTTTTTCTTATTAGTAGAATGTAAAGCACCCGAAGTTAACATTACGCAACAGACCTTTGATCAAATTGCACAATATAATTTAGTTTTAAATGCCGAAAATTTAATGGTTACTAACGGCTTGAATCATTATTTTTGTCAAATGGATTTTGAAAATGAGAAATATATTTTCTTGAAAGAATTACCAAGATTTTAAATGAATAAAATAGCAGTTGTTATATTAAATTGGAATGGTGCAGATTTATTGCGTCAGTTTCTACCTTCGGTAATTCAGTATTCACCTGAAGCGACAATTTACGTTGCTGATAATGCCTCTACTGATAATTCAATTGAAGTTTTACAAGAAGAGTTTCCATCAGTTAAACGTATTCAGAATACTGGAAACTTTGGTTTTGCTAAAGGATACAATGAAGCTTTAAAAGTTGTAGATGAACCTATTTTAGCTTTAGTGAATAGTGACATTGAAGTTACTGAGAATTGGCTTACTCCTATTCTAACTCAATTTGAAAATGAAACAAATACTGCAATCATTCAACCTAAGATTTTAGATTTTAAAAAGAAAACTCATTTTGAATATGCGGGTGCTGCAGGCGGATTTATTGATAAATATGGATTTCCTTTTTGTAGAGGCCGAATTTTTGAAACTTTAGAAGAAGATAAAGGACAATACGATAATACTATTGACATCTTTTGGGCAAGTGGCGCTTGTTTGTTTATTAGAAATGAAGTTTTTAAAAAACTAGAGGGTTTTGATGAAGATTTCTTTGCCCATCAAGAAGAAATAGATTTATGTTGGCGAGCGCATAACTTAGACTATAAAATAAAATACAACGGAGAATCGAAAGTATATCACGTAGGTGGCGCAACTTTAAAAACTGGTAGTCCCCAAAAAACATTTTTAAATTTTAGAAATTCCCTTTGGATGATGGCTAAAAACCTTCCAAAAGGAAAATTATTTTCAAGATTATGTTTTCGTATGGTTTTAGATGGAATTGCCGGTATAAAATTTCTCATCGATGGAAAACCAAAACATCTTTGGGCTGTGTTGAAATCACATTTTTATTTTTATTTATCGTTTTCAAAATTTATTAGAAAAAGATCTTGTAAACAATTCCCAAAATATTATAAAACCAATAGTATAGTTTATTTGTACTTTGCAAAAAATAAACGTAAATATTCTGAAATTTTTTAACAATAGTTTAGCTATTGAAACGTTAATAAAATTGAAGTTTGTTTATAATTTTGTAATTGAAAACTTATTATTAGTATGAAGAAATTATTTGTATCTGCTTTAGCACTATCATTAACATTAACTTCTTGCGTTTCAAAAAAGAAATTCGCAGAACTAGAAGCAAAGCAAAAAGAAACTCAGGACTTATTAAATACAGCAACAATTAAGTTAAACAGCTGTTTAACTGAAAAAGATGCTTTAGCAAGTCAAGTAGATTATTTAAAGAAAAACAACACCGATTTAATTAACAGTTCTAAAGAATTAACTGTTTTAACTACTAAAGGTGCTGAAAATCTTGAGAAATCATTAGAAAGCCTTAAAGAAAAAGATCTTAAAATTTCGCGTTTACAAGATGCTTTAACAAAAAAAGATAGCGTTACTTTAGCTTTAGTTACAAGTTTAAAACGTGAAGTTGGTATCGACGATCCAGATATTAATATAAATGTTGAAAAAGGAGTTGTAATGATTTCGATTGCCGATAATTTATT contains:
- a CDS encoding formimidoylglutamase, with the translated sequence MESIKLFTSSELAKMTNHRSGEVKFGEKVHVPNTGHNLSEILKNCDAKFVLLGISEDIGVKANFGRVGTSAAFKSSLKSLLNIQHNKFCKGSDLLILGELEVEEFMIEAEKLNPNVKEDRKQLFKLVEKIDKEVSHAIHTIVSAGKIPIIIGGGHNNAYGNIKGLALAKGKPVNAINFDAHSDFRMMEGRHSGNGFSYAFEEGFLKNYFIFGLHESYTSKILFNTLKELNERVNFITYEEIEIRKSKSFEEEMLKAFSFVKTDSFGIELDLDAIPGVYSSAMTLSGFNVNQAREFVHFFGKHKNASYLHICEGAPDLDTTNNNHLTGKLIAYLITDFMKSKTMN
- a CDS encoding ATP-binding protein; the encoded protein is MKQLFTLFFLTFSFLVFSQESISYKKNCKDLLLKSGQSFLDLKNDESIRFANEALSLATHNNDNEFAAKAYNLIGLNYADFSDLSKAIEAYKSGIERANATNNDTIKSWLTNNLANTYCYNELDFNEGVKYYKLALKYAEKLNDESEVVFTKLNLVSALFRVSNYDEGIVYLVDSKDFVENNDNLEAKISFNSLYADYYNNAQNDFNKADFYYQNAFNLSKQNDVEYIKSHIADLYSDISNFYSKHKNYEKAFYYLQKSDSLNNSIYNSERISKVAKESNEVDKSEIERNLFLANQDKLIQEEKLRDSKLTVTLFIVIFSILMMLLFSTYRNNRLKKETNIELKKANEELIKAKEEAEQASNIKSQFISTISHELRTPLYGVIGTTDIIEEEHPELANSSHLKALKFSANYLLSLVNDILKVYKIEENKVILEDNIFNLVDVIENIKESLETISRKNNNKIHVLVDAAIPEFLIGDKIRLSQIIINLMSNSLKFTHNGKVTITADLEKKENELFHIKFKVIDTGIGIPKKYQESVFDKFVQIERREDDYQGTGLGLTIVKKLIGLFNGKISLESEEGKGTTFTFVIPLKSGVDEAKQFIQDVEVDLSESKTYKVLVVEDNKINQIVTKRLLENHKFECEIVDDGFQAIDILEEKEFDAILMDINMPKINGFETTKIIRKKGYTIPVIAVTAFEKQEIVDKAREAQINDVIAKPFEAYKLFRMIRKYVENSDNENNELNA
- the ettA gene encoding energy-dependent translational throttle protein EttA — protein: MSDDKKVIFSMSRVNKIYSSTNKQVLKDIYLSFFYGAKIGILGLNGSGKSSLLKIIAGLDKNFQGDLVFAPGYTVGYLEQEPQLDENKTVIEIVREGAAEIYALLDEFNKINDDFGLPEVYEDADKMQKLMDRQAELQDKIDAAGAWEIDNKLEVAMDALRTPEADTPIKVLSGGEKRRVALCRLLLQQPDVLLLDEPTNHLDAESVLWLEQHLQQYAGTVIAVTHDRYFLDNVAGWILELDRGEGIPWKGNYSSWLDQKAKRLEQEEKTASKRRKTLERELEWVKQGAKGRQTKQKARLQNYDRLLNEDQKQLEEKLEIYIPNGPRLGTNVIEAKHVSKAFGDKLLYEDLNFTLPQAGIVGIIGPNGAGKSTIFRMIMGEEQPDGGEFTIGDTVKIAYVDQSHKDINVEKSIWENFCDGQELIMMGGRQVNSRAYLSRFNFGGSEQNKKVSTLSGGERNRLHLAMTLKEEGNVLLLDEPTNDLDINTLRALEEGLENFAGCAVIISHDRWFLDRVCTHILAFEGDSQVYFFEGSFSDYEENKKKRLGKEVTPTRIKYKKLIR
- a CDS encoding CAL67264 family membrane protein, giving the protein MGMNKNTVLAWATFIMIIMGLLIIGLAIYRYDDVAGWGFGAVGIGFFAIAWVFNALKGRV
- a CDS encoding response regulator gives rise to the protein MNLNYFKNSNLLARNYVFIISLFCFFSSNSQNYSSDSLSILNFKSEISKAEDLIAVKEGNSYQEGIDLFNKIEGQIKATKDTLLLLDFYKIRTENYFQNFDYENSLTYILKGFRLNKSYKSPKYLGIYYELLGVIYYSLEKDEARNIAFLKAEYYLRNYGSNEENIDINFNLAVINKDAKNWDETVKYSLQSLDLITKTQKALVRRKYLYAFLAESYLNLENLSQADYYLNKIESDINFANDKLLLIASYYGLKGVLYQKKGKYKEASSLLQKSNEAYNKLSFERTKQIKASLKEKSNFQLQELENKKIKREIELIETNNSYKNILIGLGAVLCLSLLIFSFIQYRNSHYRAKMNLLLQKKNNELQERNIQIKAALNTKNKFLDTITHELRTPLNSIKGASFLLSKENENNDFLVETLNFSSDYLLNLINNVIEINILDKSDEITIHKNTFNINSLLLNCSNSVSINKKKEVEIITDINPNVPRIVIGDSFRLSQVLINLLENAIKFTKEGFVKIKVHKVSQTGEKVRLGFKISDSGIGIKEKNIKKILEPFKHASTKVKEEFGGSGLGLTVANKILHALNSQLEIKSKSNEGTEVFFELDFITQNESDNIETLKPSEEFSDTNDIRVLLVEDNKINQAITQKILQSKGFKCDVANNGLEALNKVIEDDYSLILMDIMMPVMDGFEASEKINNIKPYIPIIALTAVYEEVNKDKFEKAKIKEVLNKPVKIDVLYKTVLKNLNITNL
- the holA gene encoding DNA polymerase III subunit delta → MDEVIQITKDIKAGNIKPIYFFMGEEPYYIDKLTEFIEDNILTEDEKGFNQMVLYGRDTSIEEVVSNAKRFPMMAERQVVIVKEAQELSRNIEKLETYAENPQPSTVLVFAYKYKTLDKRKKVTKILEKSGVVFESKKLYENQVGDWIKRVLSGQGYSIEPKAAAMLVEFLGTDLSKISNELDKLKIILPKGHIISAKDVEENIGISKDYNVFELRKAIGEGNQLKAYQIIEYFSQNPKDNPLVLTIGQVFAFFSNLLQFHGLKDKSKRNVAKVLRVNPFFVSDYELGARRYPMKKVSSIVAKMRELDVKSKGVGSSSTTNYDLMKEMLIHIFN
- a CDS encoding type I restriction enzyme HsdR N-terminal domain-containing protein codes for the protein MQKLNFPNYSFRFKNSENKTFIFDVIRKKFLLLTPEEWVRQHVVNYLIEEMYYPKSLINVEKLVKVNGINKRYDIVVFRNDGSFFLLVECKAPEVNITQQTFDQIAQYNLVLNAENLMVTNGLNHYFCQMDFENEKYIFLKELPRF
- a CDS encoding glycosyltransferase family 2 protein is translated as MNKIAVVILNWNGADLLRQFLPSVIQYSPEATIYVADNASTDNSIEVLQEEFPSVKRIQNTGNFGFAKGYNEALKVVDEPILALVNSDIEVTENWLTPILTQFENETNTAIIQPKILDFKKKTHFEYAGAAGGFIDKYGFPFCRGRIFETLEEDKGQYDNTIDIFWASGACLFIRNEVFKKLEGFDEDFFAHQEEIDLCWRAHNLDYKIKYNGESKVYHVGGATLKTGSPQKTFLNFRNSLWMMAKNLPKGKLFSRLCFRMVLDGIAGIKFLIDGKPKHLWAVLKSHFYFYLSFSKFIRKRSCKQFPKYYKTNSIVYLYFAKNKRKYSEIF
- a CDS encoding OmpA/MotB family protein, yielding MKKLFVSALALSLTLTSCVSKKKFAELEAKQKETQDLLNTATIKLNSCLTEKDALASQVDYLKKNNTDLINSSKELTVLTTKGAENLEKSLESLKEKDLKISRLQDALTKKDSVTLALVTSLKREVGIDDPDININVEKGVVMISIADNLLFKSGSYMVSDNAKNVLGKVAKVINSKPDFECMVEGHTDNVPIKNAVLLDNWDLSVKRSTSIVRVLQQDFKVNPKQLIPAGRSFYIPLVDNDTPANRAKNRRTRIIIMPKIDQFYDMIEKEMKNLDGK